A single region of the Malaclemys terrapin pileata isolate rMalTer1 chromosome 4, rMalTer1.hap1, whole genome shotgun sequence genome encodes:
- the LRFN5 gene encoding leucine-rich repeat and fibronectin type-III domain-containing protein 5 isoform X2, with the protein MEKLLLYLLFIGIAVRAQICPKRCVCQILSPNLATLCAKKGLLFVPPNIDRRTVELRLADNFVTNIKRKDFANMTSLVDLTLSRNTISFITPHAFADLRNLRALHLNSNRLTKITNDMFSGLSNLHHLILNNNQLTLISSTAFDDVLALEELDLSYNNLETIPWDAVEKMVSLHTLSLDHNMIDHIPKGTFSHLHKMTRLDVTSNKLQKLPPDPLFQRAQVLATSGIISPSTFALSFGGNPLHCNCELLWLRRLSREDDLETCASPPLLSGRYFWSIPEEEFLCEPPLITRHTHELRVLEGQRATLRCKARGDPEPAIHWISPEGKLISNATRSLVYDNGTLDILITTVKDTGSFTCIASNPAGEATQMVDLHIIKLPHLLNSTNHIHEPDPGSSDISTSTKSGSNASSNNGDTKVSQDKKVVVAEATSSTALLKFNFQRNIPGIRMFQIQYNGTYDDSLVYRMIPPTSKTFLVNNLAAGTVYDLCVLAIYDDGITSLTATRVVGCIQFTTEQDYVRCHFMQSQFLGGTMIIIIGGIIVASVLVFIIILMIRYKVCNNNGQHKVTKVSNVYSQTNGAQMQGCSGAMPLSMSKQAVGHEESVQCSRVPTDSVTQSSDTCSSQDSTTTTSALPHTWTSSASASQKQKRKPGPKPSSEPPSEALTNIESQNTNRNNSTALQLASRPPASAKGPPTYKRAQSKPRVGR; encoded by the exons ATGGAAAAACTGCTTTTGTATCTGCTGTTCATTGGCATAGCAGTGAGAGCCCAGATCTGCCCCAAGCGCTGTGTCTGTCAGATTTTGTCTCCAAATCTTGCAACCCTTTGTGCCAAGAAAGGGCTTTTATTTGTTCCCCCAAACATTGACAGAAGGACTGTGGAACTGCGACTGGCGGACAATTTTGTTACAAACATCAAAAGGAAAGATTTTGCCAACATGACCAGCCTCGTGGACCTGACGCTATCCAGGAATACAATAAGTTTTATTACACCTCATGCATTTGCTGATTTGCGCAATTTGCGAGCTTTGCATTTGAACAGCAACAGGTTGACTAAGATCACCAATGACATGTTCAGTGGGCTTTCCAACCTGCACCATTTGATACTTAACAACAATCAGCTGACTTTAATTTCTTCCACAGCCTTTGATGATGTTTTAGCTCTTGAGGAACTGGATTTGTCCTATAACAATCTAGAAACTATCCCTTGGGATGCTGTGGAGAAGATGGTTAGCTTGCACACACTCAGCTTAGACCACAATATGATTGACCACATTCCTAAGGGAACTTTCTCCCATCTCCACAAGATGACCAGGTTAGATGTCACATCAAATAAATTGCAGAAGCTGCCACCTGATCCTCTCTTTCAACGAGCTCAGGTATTAGCAACCTCAGGAATCATCAGCCCCTCTACTTTTGCATTAAGCTTTGGTGGAAACCCTTTGCATTGCAACTGTGAACTCCTGTGGCTGAGGCGTCTTTCCAGAGAAGATGACCTAGAGACTTGCGCTTCTCCTCCACTGTTATCTGGTCGGTATTTTTGGTCAATCCCAGAGGAAGAGTTCCTGTGTGAACCCCCTCTCATTACTAGACATACCCATGAGCTCAGAGTGCTGGAGGGTCAACGGGCAACTCTGAGATGTAAGGCCCGGGGTGATCCAGAGCCAGCCATTCATTGGATTTCACCAGAAGGCAAACTTATTTCAAATGCAACCAGGTCGCTGGTGTACGACAATGGAACGCTGGACATACTGATAACAACTGTGAAGGATACAGGCTCCTTTACCTGCATAGCATCGAACCCTGCAGGAGAAGCCACTCAAATGGTGGATCTTCACATAATCAAACTTCCTCACTTGCTAAACAGTACAAACCACATTCACGAGCCTGACCCTGGCTCCTCGGACATCTCGACCTCCACCAAGTCAGGGTCAAATGCGAGTAGTAATAATGGGGATACTAAAGTCAGCCAGGATAAGAAAGTTGTAGTAGCAGAAGCAACATCATCCACTGCGCTACTCAAATTTAATTTTCAAAGAAATATACCTGGAATACGGATGTTCCAAATCCAGTACAATGGTACTTACGATGACTCACTTGTTTACAG AATGATACCTCCCACGAGCAAAACCTTCCTGGTCAACAACCTGGCCGCTGGGACTGTCTACGACCTGTGTGTCTTGGCAATCTATGACGACGGCATCACCTCCCTCACGGCCACCAGGGTCGTCGGGTGCATACAGTTTACGACCGAGCAGGATTATGTCCGTTGCCATTTCATGCAATCCCAGTTCCTGGGCGGCACCATGATTATCATCATTGGTGGGATTATCGTGGCCTCCGTGCTCGTGTTCATCATCATCCTCATGATCCGCTACAAGGTGTGTAACAACAACGGGCAGCACAAGGTGACCAAGGTCAGCAATGTTTATTCTCAGACCAACGGCGCTCAGATGCAAGGCTGCAGTGGTGCGATGCCCCTGTCGATGTCCAAACAGGCCGTCGGGCATGAGGAGAGCGTCCAGTGCTCCAGAGTCCCCACTGACAGTGTGACTCAGTCCTCAGACACTTGCTCGAGCCAGGACTCCACTACCACTACCTCTGCACTGCCTCACACGTGGACTTCCAGCGCTTCGGCCTCCCAAAAGCAGAAGAGAAAGCCTGGGCCAAAGCCAAGCAGCGAGCCACCGAGCGAAGCTCTCACAAATATCGAGTCCCAGAACACTAACCGAAATAACTCCACTGCACTGCAGCTAGCTAGTCGTCCCCCGGCCTCTGCCAAAGGGCCCCCCACCTACAAAAGAGCACAATCAAAGCCAA GGGTGGGAAGATAA
- the LRFN5 gene encoding leucine-rich repeat and fibronectin type-III domain-containing protein 5 isoform X1 — MEKLLLYLLFIGIAVRAQICPKRCVCQILSPNLATLCAKKGLLFVPPNIDRRTVELRLADNFVTNIKRKDFANMTSLVDLTLSRNTISFITPHAFADLRNLRALHLNSNRLTKITNDMFSGLSNLHHLILNNNQLTLISSTAFDDVLALEELDLSYNNLETIPWDAVEKMVSLHTLSLDHNMIDHIPKGTFSHLHKMTRLDVTSNKLQKLPPDPLFQRAQVLATSGIISPSTFALSFGGNPLHCNCELLWLRRLSREDDLETCASPPLLSGRYFWSIPEEEFLCEPPLITRHTHELRVLEGQRATLRCKARGDPEPAIHWISPEGKLISNATRSLVYDNGTLDILITTVKDTGSFTCIASNPAGEATQMVDLHIIKLPHLLNSTNHIHEPDPGSSDISTSTKSGSNASSNNGDTKVSQDKKVVVAEATSSTALLKFNFQRNIPGIRMFQIQYNGTYDDSLVYRMIPPTSKTFLVNNLAAGTVYDLCVLAIYDDGITSLTATRVVGCIQFTTEQDYVRCHFMQSQFLGGTMIIIIGGIIVASVLVFIIILMIRYKVCNNNGQHKVTKVSNVYSQTNGAQMQGCSGAMPLSMSKQAVGHEESVQCSRVPTDSVTQSSDTCSSQDSTTTTSALPHTWTSSASASQKQKRKPGPKPSSEPPSEALTNIESQNTNRNNSTALQLASRPPASAKGPPTYKRAQSKPSKFLTLPAETSRAKRRYSLNGELMEYHWYGNSQNTGGLWSKRSMSMNGMLIQSDNSDVDSGKATFSSSEWILESTV, encoded by the exons ATGGAAAAACTGCTTTTGTATCTGCTGTTCATTGGCATAGCAGTGAGAGCCCAGATCTGCCCCAAGCGCTGTGTCTGTCAGATTTTGTCTCCAAATCTTGCAACCCTTTGTGCCAAGAAAGGGCTTTTATTTGTTCCCCCAAACATTGACAGAAGGACTGTGGAACTGCGACTGGCGGACAATTTTGTTACAAACATCAAAAGGAAAGATTTTGCCAACATGACCAGCCTCGTGGACCTGACGCTATCCAGGAATACAATAAGTTTTATTACACCTCATGCATTTGCTGATTTGCGCAATTTGCGAGCTTTGCATTTGAACAGCAACAGGTTGACTAAGATCACCAATGACATGTTCAGTGGGCTTTCCAACCTGCACCATTTGATACTTAACAACAATCAGCTGACTTTAATTTCTTCCACAGCCTTTGATGATGTTTTAGCTCTTGAGGAACTGGATTTGTCCTATAACAATCTAGAAACTATCCCTTGGGATGCTGTGGAGAAGATGGTTAGCTTGCACACACTCAGCTTAGACCACAATATGATTGACCACATTCCTAAGGGAACTTTCTCCCATCTCCACAAGATGACCAGGTTAGATGTCACATCAAATAAATTGCAGAAGCTGCCACCTGATCCTCTCTTTCAACGAGCTCAGGTATTAGCAACCTCAGGAATCATCAGCCCCTCTACTTTTGCATTAAGCTTTGGTGGAAACCCTTTGCATTGCAACTGTGAACTCCTGTGGCTGAGGCGTCTTTCCAGAGAAGATGACCTAGAGACTTGCGCTTCTCCTCCACTGTTATCTGGTCGGTATTTTTGGTCAATCCCAGAGGAAGAGTTCCTGTGTGAACCCCCTCTCATTACTAGACATACCCATGAGCTCAGAGTGCTGGAGGGTCAACGGGCAACTCTGAGATGTAAGGCCCGGGGTGATCCAGAGCCAGCCATTCATTGGATTTCACCAGAAGGCAAACTTATTTCAAATGCAACCAGGTCGCTGGTGTACGACAATGGAACGCTGGACATACTGATAACAACTGTGAAGGATACAGGCTCCTTTACCTGCATAGCATCGAACCCTGCAGGAGAAGCCACTCAAATGGTGGATCTTCACATAATCAAACTTCCTCACTTGCTAAACAGTACAAACCACATTCACGAGCCTGACCCTGGCTCCTCGGACATCTCGACCTCCACCAAGTCAGGGTCAAATGCGAGTAGTAATAATGGGGATACTAAAGTCAGCCAGGATAAGAAAGTTGTAGTAGCAGAAGCAACATCATCCACTGCGCTACTCAAATTTAATTTTCAAAGAAATATACCTGGAATACGGATGTTCCAAATCCAGTACAATGGTACTTACGATGACTCACTTGTTTACAG AATGATACCTCCCACGAGCAAAACCTTCCTGGTCAACAACCTGGCCGCTGGGACTGTCTACGACCTGTGTGTCTTGGCAATCTATGACGACGGCATCACCTCCCTCACGGCCACCAGGGTCGTCGGGTGCATACAGTTTACGACCGAGCAGGATTATGTCCGTTGCCATTTCATGCAATCCCAGTTCCTGGGCGGCACCATGATTATCATCATTGGTGGGATTATCGTGGCCTCCGTGCTCGTGTTCATCATCATCCTCATGATCCGCTACAAGGTGTGTAACAACAACGGGCAGCACAAGGTGACCAAGGTCAGCAATGTTTATTCTCAGACCAACGGCGCTCAGATGCAAGGCTGCAGTGGTGCGATGCCCCTGTCGATGTCCAAACAGGCCGTCGGGCATGAGGAGAGCGTCCAGTGCTCCAGAGTCCCCACTGACAGTGTGACTCAGTCCTCAGACACTTGCTCGAGCCAGGACTCCACTACCACTACCTCTGCACTGCCTCACACGTGGACTTCCAGCGCTTCGGCCTCCCAAAAGCAGAAGAGAAAGCCTGGGCCAAAGCCAAGCAGCGAGCCACCGAGCGAAGCTCTCACAAATATCGAGTCCCAGAACACTAACCGAAATAACTCCACTGCACTGCAGCTAGCTAGTCGTCCCCCGGCCTCTGCCAAAGGGCCCCCCACCTACAAAAGAGCACAATCAAAGCCAAGTAAGTTTCTCACTTTGCCAGCTGAAACATCCAGAGCAAAGCGCAGGTACTCCCTGAACGGAGAATTAATGGAATACCATTGGTATGGTAACTCCCAGAACACAGGTGGATTATGGTCTAAAAGGAGCATGTCTATGAATGGGATGCTAATTCAGTCAGACAATTCTGATGTGGATAGTGGAAAAGCAACTTTTTCGAGTTCTGAGTGGATATTGGAAAGTACTGTGTGA